ACTATACGATCAAGGCGAAGATCAGCGAGGTGGCCAATGCCTTTGATGCCTTGGCAACTGCAGCCTCAGAATACCATGCATCAATGGGTTTTTGGTCAACACAGCAACCAGCCCTTCTGGCAAGTCTACCTGATCGCAGGGCAACATGGGCATATAATAATAGTGACGCAAATAACGCAGTGTATATAGCTACTATTGCTAACATTGCCACAGCGGTGGATGGTTGTACTTTGCAGATGCTTATCAGCTATGATACT
The nucleotide sequence above comes from Deltaproteobacteria bacterium. Encoded proteins:
- a CDS encoding prepilin-type N-terminal cleavage/methylation domain-containing protein; this translates as MRNKKGFTLIELMIVVAIVGILAAIAIPAYIDYTIKAKISEVANAFDALATAASEYHASMGFWSTQQPALLASLPDRRATWAYNNSDANNAVYIATIANIATAVDGCTLQMLISYDTNTGYTKDWLAASTLQDKYMPRQ